A single Strix aluco isolate bStrAlu1 chromosome 20, bStrAlu1.hap1, whole genome shotgun sequence DNA region contains:
- the CNTRL gene encoding centriolin isoform X3 produces MGTRNLSKIEGIEHMHNLQKLNLAGNEIEHVPVWVGKKLRSLRILNLKQNKVSSLHDIAKLKPLQDLTSLFLADNPVVNLPHYRLYTIFHLRALESLDGQPVTNHDRQEALQRFNLEEIEKLERELENTVKEMENLKLNQCKVLEQLRHQDEVNKSLKEKTLQQKQSCEDLQRDLDTKNELLKQKTMELTRACQKQYELEQELAFYKIDAKFEPLNYFPSEDVELDNVPGESPYIGKARYKRNMFIREGYIANKAQQMETGKMPLVEDDFCRERQLKLQLQTLDELLEGKEKKIHSAQRRLEELQSAVGNAEQQVLKVTGELQQLEDALAQKKISQANREGLEQQLSERIQVLHQLRKEALELEKQMEKQKREIGKKQKELEDLESSLASVNPEDPRHVHMKAQKASKEQQFDVMNKHYKQLESRLDEMLSRIAKETEEIKDLEQQLTDGQIATNEALKRDLESIITGLQEYLQSVKCQAKQANDECKELKKDKESLLQRLAHLEEERNNLEIVAMDAENMRKEITMLEGALQEQREINESLRDAQGDISAYEAELEAQLRDRDTEANQQKEELERLKQLSQMELSALQAELEKERQALENALAKAQLAEEKEQQNYKLLSQFKQLQGDNNLLKQQLKDLQNQLNHAVGNLIHPEEVLARISELKQKLQTGVGEIKCQNSADVLGKSLANLQKEFNDILADAQREKEKAWARQRQLQEEMVSQQEKLEEVQEKYRQVKAENRQNKNKVHQLENEIQHLHEKIKSMEEIQGLADEQLQEADEEKETILAQLEDLEKRKKIEDARAQMQFVSLDKELKELKRAIITSDKLAATELSIAKNQLKALHGTVHRINQERAEEIEEAEEFCAEAARAARDLARAEAEIELLQQLLKEKEEQFQLEMEKAGEKTVGSSAQKFEIDKLNEAMEQQKAEIDRLRWLLDNIGTGNKDEIENLQDEIAALRDVLSHQNDYITSIADPLKRRGYWCYMPSSQGSTPASRSTKDSGVCLLCSGTSPPRRGCGQDRQCRKEDLPHQGGCWVYSPVRNRLWKTNSGKGRRTKEDSEGNEATRVPKDPPFVPPPGTVIYTVLPDGAPVPQGTVVYGPPPAAVGGGSVAPGSVIYGPPPVGAQVVCGPLPPNFTVPLIPVGVLHCNVPEHHDLESEISRLEDTVYYLKSRKYKDKWSEAAEHKWKKEVEKLHQNVEELLHEREELEDQIAELRRAAQKHNKRRDFIEGYTDNLIAELQLEKSLKHHEDIADEIECIEKTLLKRRAELREADRLLSEAEVELESTQGKTKDTIQKYNHAKQHLTRTETEAKELERRAQEMAIKLVKADQQLRLLQADTRDLEQHKREQEGVLKEINKMVAARESEFQSLNQKIEMLTESLQKLQGDIQVAEGNEEHHLQILREAESLLQGKKTELERLKDQITAQQQELSFLEQQLSQRKEELRVLQDCISQKKGDLKEALRDGETEANEKLRQIREIKLLLEELNVEKKELDVQINEKRAQLSFIKKDIGKEEENLQGVLGQITRHKIELKHVLEMLELENDELQGLKLQHDQKVNELEKIQVAILEEKLKLENIQRLFQCQQGEVDWQEQLLEKDRQENEHLVSQMRTLQNNIESLNKEKEKLEDDCQSLEKKLSQTRRDLTATEDSSRTALSNVEKMELDVKNLQQEVDLLNKQKNSLNGDIIVVQKDLQEKKEELETLKGELNDSRQQLQLLEQDLKNNTRHQEELLREQATLKEDILEYLRKRKDCQERQKKRENQLQQLQKEIEEKETELAKQEAILHHLKQNSEREGKKLEECTAKVKDQKILLEKELIDQQKKLEQATAKVRLAEENLRKLEKEESRCAALEETVRKSKHQLSEKELQLQQKNREMQSLQKELEVSRCELNHLQDQIASERKKAEKHILSLKEAMKMQRMQLERKLREQKHENNCLRSDTAAAEEATHSNHKRAKRLMKDLGQTQQHSVDLQSQVKTQEDPDKNRREIENAATLLKLEVEDEIRKGFTSSSPSSLELLEDWEASSEVKGRLQCEPGNGEEPGLFAAADKRLFTLEEKLNFSKVFLMDEQWRGEALREKLQHHEDRLKAQLQQCMSKQVEVLIRGKQQTEGTLHSLQRQVDALDDLVSSTSSDSLFLAQSSSLVTLHDTLNVTKTQAALPRVTRVPGRPAGVSVGSQTLRSCSRGVSQ; encoded by the exons ATGGGGACAAGAAATTTAAG taaaattgaAGGTATAGAACACATGCATAATCTACAAAAGCTGAACCTTGCAGGGAATGAGATTGAGCATGTTCCTGTGTGGGTAGGGAAGAAACTGAGATCCCTGCGCATCCTTAATTTGAAACAGAATAAAGTATCATCA CTCCATGATATAGCTAAACTAAAGCCTCTACAAGATCTGACTTCTCTATTCCTTGCTGATAATCCAGTTGTAAATCTGCCTCACTACCGCCTGTACACCATATTCCACTTGCGAGCACTGGAAAGCTTGGATGGACAGCCAGTGACGAATCACGACAGACAGGAAGCTCTACAGAGGTTTAATTTAG aagagatAGAAAAATTAGAAAGAGAGTTGGAAAACACAGTAAAAGAGATGGAGAACCTTAAACTTAACCAGTGCAAAGTGCTCGAGCAACTTCGCCATCAAGACGAGGTCAacaaatcattaaaagaaaagacTTTGCAACAGAAGCAAAGCTGTGAAGACCTACAAAGGGACCTGGACACCAAAAATGAATTG TTAAAACAGAAGACAATGGAGCTAACCCGAGCTTGCCAGAAGCAGTATGAATTGGAGCAGGAGCTGGCGTTTTATAAGATTGATGCAAAATTTGAGCCGTTGAATTATTTTCCATCAGag GATGTTGAACTTGATAATGTACCTGGTGAAAGCCCATACATTGGCAAGGCCAGGTataaaagaaatatgtttataaGAGAAGGCTACATTGCTAACAAAGCTCAGCAGATGGAGACTGGAAAAATGCCACTAGTTGAAGATGACTTCTGTAGGGAACGCCAGCTGAAATTGCAGCTCCAAACTCTAGATGAACTACTAGagggtaaagaaaaaaagattcattcag cacAAAGAAGATTAGAAGAACTGCAAAGTGCAGTAGGAAACGCAGAGCAACAAGTTTTGAAAGTAACAGGGGAACTGCAACAACTGGAGGATGCTCTGGCTCAGAAAAAA ATATCACAGGCCAACAGGGAAGGTCTTGAACAGCAGTTGAGTGAAAGGATTCAAGTCCTGCATCAGCTACGCAAGGAAGCTTTagaactggaaaaacaaatggagaaacagaaaagagaaatagggaaaaaacagaaagagctTGAAGACTTGGAGAGTTCTCTTGCTTCTGTAAATCCTGAAGATCCAAGACAT GTTCACATGAAAGCTCAAAAAGCAAGTAAAGAGCAGCAGTTTGATGTAATGAATAAACACTACAAACAGCTTGAGAGTCGCCTGGATGAAATGCTCTCTAGGATTGCTAAAGAAACTGAGGAAATCAAGGACTTGGAGCAACAGCTCACTGAtg GTCAAATAGCAACAAATGAAGCACTGAAAAGGGATTTAGAAAGTATTATCACTGGATTACAGGAGTACCTGCAAAGTGTTAAGTGTCAGGCAAAACAGGCCAATGATGAATGTAAGGAGTTGAAGAAGGATAAAGAATCTTTGCTACAAAGATTGGCACATCtagaggaggaaagaaacaacCTGGAAATAGTTGCCATGGATgcagaaaatatgagaaaa GAAATTACAATGCTAGAAGGTGCACTCCAAGAGCAGCGAGAAATAAATGAATCGCTTAGAGATGCACAAGGGGACATCAGTGCCTATGAGGCTGAACTGGAAGCCCAGCTAAGAGACAGAGATACAGAAGCCAATCAGCAAAAAGAAGAATTGGAAAGACTGAAGCAACTTAGCCAA ATGGAACTGTCAGCCCTACAAGCTGAACTTGAAAAAGAAAGGCAAGCATTAGAGAATGCTCTGGCCAAAGCACAACTAGCAGAAGAGAAGGAACAACAAAATTATAAGCTCCTTTCTCAGTTCAAACAACTGCAG ggagacAATAATCTTCTGAAACAACAGCTTAAAGATCTTCAGAATCAGCTAAACCATGCTGTTGGTAACTTAATTCATCCTGAGGAAGTCTTAGCTCGTATAAGTGAACTCAAGCAAAAGCTTCAGACAGGAGTTGGAGAGATTAA atgtCAGAATTCAGCTGATGTTTTAGGGAAAAGCCTTGCAAATCTGCAGAAAGAATTTAATGACATCCTTGCTGATGCtcagagggaaaaagagaaagcatggGCTAGACAGAGACAATTGCAGGAAGAAATGGTATCCCAGCAGGAAAAACTGGAAGAAGTACAGGAGAAATATAGACAG GTTAAAGCTGAAAACAGGCAGAATAAGAACAAGGTCCATCAGTTAGAGAATGAAATTCaacatttacatgaaaaaataaagagcatgGAAGAAATTCAGGGCCTTGCTGATGAACAGCTCCAAGAGGCAGATGAAGAGAAAGAGACTATTCTTGCTCAACTGGAAGATTTAGAGAAAAGG aaaaaaatagaagatgccAGGGCACAAATGCAGTTTGTCAGTCTAGATaaagaactgaaggaattaaagagAGCAATCATCACTTCAGATAAACTGGCAGCTACAGAGCTCTCCATTGCTAAAAATCAGCTAAAGGCTCTTCATGGGACTGTTCACAGAATTAATCAGGAGCGAGCTGAG GAGATTGAGGAAGCTGAAGAGTTCTGTGCTGAGGCAGCTCGTGCAGCCCGGGATCTtgccagagcagaagcagaaatagaaTTGTTACAACAACTCctcaaagagaaggaagaacaa TTTCAGCTCGAAATGGAGAAAGCTGGCGAGAAGACTGTTGGATCAAGTGCTCAGAAGTTTGAAATTGATAAATTAAATGAAGCTATGGagcaacaaaaagcagaaattgaCCGTTTAAGATGGTTGTTGGATAACATTGGGACAg GTAACAAAGATGAAATTGAGAACTTGCAAGATGAGATTGCAGCCCTCAGAGATGTGCTTTCACACCAGAACGATTACATCACCAGTATAGCGGATCCATTGAAAAGAAGGGGATACTGGTGTTACATGCCATCATCACAg ggttCAACTCCTGCTTCCCGCAGCACAAAAGATTCTGGAGTCTGTTTACTGTGTTCTGGCACATCCCCACCCAGGAGAGGGTGTGGTCAGGACAGGCAGTGCAGGAAGGAAGACTTGCCCCATCAAGGAGGATGTTGGGTTTATTCACCAGTCAGAAATAGGTTGTGGAAAACAAATTCTGGTAAAG gtaGAAGAACAAAAGAAGATAGTGAAGGAAATGAAGCAACTCGTGTTCCCAAAGACCCTCCCTTTGTACCACCCCCTGGTACAGTTATTTACACAGTCCTTCCAGACGGTGCCCCTGTACCTCAGGGAACTGTGGTTTATggccctcctcctgcagcagtggGTGGAGGTTCAGTTGCACCTGGATCTGTTATCTACGGTCCCCCTCCTGTGGGAGCCCAGGTCGTTTGTGGCCCTCTTCCTCCAAACTTCACTGTCCCTCTCATTCCTGTTGGAGTGCTTCACTGCAACGTGCCTGAACATCATGATTTG GAGAGTGAAATCTCAAGGCTAGAAGACACTGTGTATTATTTAAAGTCTCGGAAATACAAAGATAAATGGTCAGAGGCAGCTGagcataaatggaaaaaagaggtGGAAAAATTGCATCAAAATGTTGAAGAACTTCTGCATGAAAGAGAAGAGTTGGAAGATCAAATAGCAGAGCTACGACGAGCAGCTCAAAAACATAACAAACGCAG GGACTTTATTGAAGGGTATACTGACAACCTTATTGCAGAACTGCAGTTAGAAAAGTCTCTCAAACATCATGAAGATATTGCAGATGAAATTGAATGTATAGAGAAGACTCTTCTGAAACGACGAGCAGAGCTTAGAGAGGCAGACAGGCTACTTTCAGAAGCTGAAGTGGAACTTGAGAGCACACAGGGGAAA ACTAAAGACACTATTCAAAAGTATAATCATGCCAAACAGCATTTGACCCGTACTGAAACCGAGGCAAAGGAGCTAGAGCGAAGGGCTCAGGAAATGGCCATTAAACTTGTGAAAGCAGATCAGCAATTAAG GTTATTACAGGCAGATACAAGGGATTTAGAACAGCACAAGAGGGAACAAGAAggtgttttgaaagaaattaacaAAATGGTGGCTGCAAGAGAGTCTGAGTTCCAGTCGTTAAACCAGAAGATAGAAATGCTAACTGAAag TCTTCAGAAGCTTCAAGGAGATATTCAAGTTGCAGAAGGTAATGAAGAACATCACCTCCAAATCCTTAGAGAAGCAGAAAGCCTTCTTCAAGGCAAGAAAACTGAACTGGAAAGATTGAAGGATCAG ATCACTGCTCAGCAACAAGAGCTCTCGTTTCTAGAGCAACAGTTAAGCCAAAGAAAGGAAGAGCTCCGTGTCCTTCAAGACTGTATTTCTCAAAAGAAAGGTGACCTCAAAGAAGCTCTTCGAGATGGAGAGACCGAAGCAAATGAAAAACTACGCCAAATAAGA GAAATAAAACTACTTCTGGAAGAGCTTAATGTTGAGAAGAAAGAACTGGATGTCCAGATTAATGAGAAAAGAGCACAGCTTTCGTTCATAAAGAAGGATattggaaaagaggaagaaaatcttcaAGGAGTACTTGGGCAAATTACCAGGCATAAGATAG AACTGAAACATGTTCTGGAAATGCTGGAGCTTGAAAATGATGAACTTCAAGGTTTGAAGCTACAACATGACCAAAAGGTCAATGAGTTGGAGAAGATTCAGGTTGCAATTCTAGAA GAGAAGTTAAAATTGGAGAATATTCAGAGATTATTTCAGTGTCAGCAAGGGGAAGTAGATTGGCAGGAACAACTACTTGAGAAAGACCGTCAGGAAAACGAACATCTGGTTTCTCAAATGCGCACTCTGCAAAATAATATTGAGTCTttgaataaagaaaaggaaaagcttgaGGACGACTGTCAGAGTTTGGAAAAGAAGTTGTCACAAACCAGAAG AGACTTAACTGCTACTGAAGATAGCAGCAGAACTGCATTGTCCAATGTAGAGAAAATGGAATTGGATGTTAAAAACCTGCAGCAGGAGGTAGATCtattgaacaaacaaaaaaattcactgAATGGAGACATTATTGTTGTACAGAAGGATCTTCAAG aaaaaaaggaagaactggaAACACTGAAAGGAGAATTAAATGACTCCAGGCAACAGCTGCAACTGCTAGAACAG gatttaaaaaataatacaaggCATCAAGAGGAGCTACTTAGAGAGCAGGCAACCCTGAAAGAAGATATCCTAGAGTATTTAAGGAAACGTAAGGATTGccaggagagacagaaaaagagggagaacCAATTGCAGCAGCTCCAGAAAGAGattgaagagaaagaaacagaactggCCAAGCAAGAAGCG ATTCTTCATCACCTCAAGCAAAATTCAGAGCGTGAAGGAAAAAAACTGGAAGAATGTACTGCTAAAGTGAAAGATCAGAAAATACTCCTGGAAAAGGAACTAATAGATCAACAAAAGAAACTGGAGCAGGCAACAGCAAAAGTAAGGCTGGCAGAAGAAAACCTCAGGAAGCTGGAAAAGGAGGAGTCCCGATGTGCAGCACTTGAAGAAACTGTCAGAAAAAGCA AACATCAGCTCTCAGAAAAGGAATTACAATTACaacaaaaaaatagagaaatgcaGTCTCTTCAAAAAGAGCTGGAAGTCTCCAGGTGTGAGCTAAACCATCTCCAAGATCAGATAgcatcagagaggaaaaaagcagaaaaacacatctTGAGTCTGAAAGAAGCGATGAAAATGCAAAGGATGCAGCTTGAAAGAAAACTGCGT gaacaaaagcatgaaaataactGTTTGCGGAGTGATACAGCAGCTGCTGAGGAAGCCACGCACAGTAACCACAAACGAGCCAAGCGCCTTATGAAGGACCTTGGCCAGACCCAGCAGCACTCCGTGGATCTCCAAAGCCAG GTTAAAACTCAAGAGGACCCAGACAAGAACCGAAGGGAAATAGAGAATGCAGCAACGTTGCTTAAGCTGGAGGTTGAAGATGAAATTAGGAAGGGCTTTACATCTTCAAGCCCATCTTCTCTAGAACTGCTGGAAGACTGGGAAGCATCTTCTGAAGTAAAGGGAAGGCTGCAGTGTGAACCTGGTAACGGGGAGGAGCCTGGGCTGTTTGCAGCTGCTGACAAAAGACTCTTCACACTGGAAGAAAAGTTGAATTTTTCTAAAGTCTTCTTAAtg GATGAACAGTGGCGTGGCGAGGCTCTCCGAGAAAAACTGCAGCACCACGAAGATCGGCTGAAG GCTCAGCTCCAGCAGTGCATGTCCAAGCAAGTGGAAGTATTAATCAGAGGAAAGCAGCAAACGGAGGGCACCCTGCACAGCTTGCAGCGGCAGGTGGACGCGCTGGATGACCTCGTCAGCAGCACTTCCTCAGATTCGCTGTTTCTAGCCCAAAGCTCGAGTCTCGTAACTCTACATGACACTCTGAATGTAACAAAAACACAG